A genome region from Paracoccus stylophorae includes the following:
- a CDS encoding aminotransferase class I/II-fold pyridoxal phosphate-dependent enzyme, with protein MNDQHHGEAAPSRALTEGGTGLSRIGDYYSATQLRADRWSSLRDIAEELRLHGAEGRRGRKRLTEAEELIDALAPIESYWAFPGASAFAYMRRLLEQRKIHDFSQAVRRAARALISGAYRRRTIQLTVEDTENEDFQDEIALSPDARALGRPYFEVLIVDDLNDHQERWLRQSLQQVRRPEDAFVYEAVIVPSLEDALIGILFNHNVQAVVVRPGLTLKSLNDVEILNKYLRRASEDEDVDGLHPDEYGPETCRLVHKIRPELDTYLVTDRSAETIAAMDLGGCRRVFYNQEDFLELHLNILRGVNSRFKSPFFTALKEYSKQPTGVFHAMPISRGKSISRSHWIQDMGAFYGPNIFLAETSATSGGLDSLLEPRGPIKKAQEYAARAFGSKQTFFATNGTSTCNKIVVQALIRPGDIVLVDRDCHKSHHYGMVLAGANVVYMDSYPLHQHSMYGAVPMREIKHKLLELKADDKLDRVRMVLLTNCTFDGLIYNVERVMEECLAIKKDLVFLWDEAWFAFARFNPAFRQRTAMANAANLRQTLRTPERKREWEAQQERLKDADDETLLNTRLIAPPDARVRVYATQSTHKTLTSLRQGSMIHVYDQDFKGETEQAFHEAYMTHTSTSPNYQIIASLDVGRRQVELEGYEFVQRQIESAMSLRRAIGTHPLLCKYFKVLTLADMIPAEYRESGVESYYDSKRGWQDSWDNWATDEFVLDPTKVTLAVGGTGWDGDTFKTQILMDKHGIQINKTSRNSVLFMTNIGTTRSSIAYLIEVLVSIARDLDDLLDDASKMERRSFDARVKSLVEQVPPLPDFSRFHPAFRGGQTPEGDIRSAFFLAYDEDNCDYLDLDQALREKLDSGEELVSASFIIPYPPGFPILVPGQVISREILTFMRALDVSEIHGYRPDLGLRVFTSEALARVENAKS; from the coding sequence ATGAACGATCAACATCATGGCGAGGCGGCGCCGTCCCGTGCGCTGACCGAGGGCGGCACGGGCCTGTCCCGGATCGGCGATTACTACAGCGCGACGCAGCTGCGCGCCGACCGGTGGAGTTCGCTGCGCGACATCGCCGAAGAGCTGAGGCTGCACGGCGCGGAGGGGCGGCGCGGCCGCAAGCGGCTGACCGAGGCAGAAGAGCTGATCGACGCGCTGGCCCCCATCGAATCCTACTGGGCATTTCCGGGTGCCAGCGCGTTCGCCTATATGCGCCGGCTGCTGGAGCAGCGGAAGATCCACGATTTCTCGCAGGCGGTGCGGCGGGCGGCGCGCGCCCTGATCTCGGGCGCGTATCGCCGCCGCACGATCCAGCTGACGGTCGAGGACACCGAGAACGAGGATTTTCAGGACGAGATCGCCCTGTCGCCCGATGCGCGGGCGTTGGGCCGGCCCTATTTCGAGGTGCTGATCGTCGACGATCTGAACGATCATCAGGAACGCTGGCTGCGCCAGAGCCTGCAACAGGTCCGCCGCCCCGAAGACGCCTTCGTCTATGAGGCGGTGATCGTGCCCAGCCTGGAAGACGCGCTGATCGGGATCCTGTTCAATCATAACGTGCAGGCGGTGGTGGTCCGGCCGGGGCTGACGCTGAAATCGCTGAACGATGTCGAGATCCTGAACAAGTATCTGCGGCGCGCCAGCGAGGACGAGGATGTGGACGGGCTGCATCCAGACGAATACGGCCCCGAAACCTGCCGCCTCGTCCACAAGATCCGCCCCGAACTGGACACCTATCTGGTCACCGACCGGTCGGCCGAGACGATTGCGGCGATGGATCTGGGCGGGTGCCGGCGCGTCTTCTATAACCAGGAAGACTTTCTGGAACTGCACCTGAACATCCTGCGCGGCGTCAACAGCCGCTTCAAGTCGCCGTTCTTCACCGCGCTGAAGGAATATTCCAAGCAGCCCACCGGCGTGTTCCACGCCATGCCGATCAGCCGCGGCAAGTCGATTTCGCGCAGCCACTGGATTCAGGACATGGGCGCGTTCTATGGCCCCAACATCTTCCTGGCCGAAACCTCGGCCACGTCGGGCGGGCTGGACAGCCTGCTGGAACCGCGCGGCCCGATCAAGAAGGCGCAGGAATACGCGGCGCGGGCCTTTGGCTCCAAGCAGACCTTCTTTGCCACCAACGGCACCTCGACCTGCAACAAGATCGTGGTACAGGCGCTGATCCGGCCCGGCGACATCGTGCTGGTGGATCGCGACTGCCACAAATCGCATCATTACGGCATGGTGCTGGCGGGGGCGAATGTCGTCTACATGGACAGCTATCCGCTGCATCAGCATTCGATGTATGGCGCGGTCCCCATGCGCGAGATCAAGCACAAGCTGCTGGAACTGAAGGCCGACGACAAGCTGGACCGGGTCCGCATGGTCCTGCTGACCAACTGCACCTTCGACGGGCTGATCTATAACGTCGAACGGGTGATGGAGGAATGTCTGGCCATCAAGAAGGACCTGGTGTTCCTGTGGGACGAGGCGTGGTTCGCCTTTGCCCGCTTCAACCCCGCCTTCCGCCAGCGCACCGCCATGGCCAACGCCGCCAATCTGCGCCAGACCCTGCGCACCCCCGAACGCAAGCGCGAATGGGAGGCGCAGCAGGAGAGGCTGAAGGACGCCGACGATGAGACGCTGCTGAACACGCGGCTGATCGCGCCGCCCGACGCGCGGGTGCGGGTCTATGCCACGCAGTCCACCCACAAGACGCTGACCTCGCTGCGGCAGGGGTCGATGATCCATGTCTATGACCAGGATTTCAAGGGCGAGACGGAACAGGCCTTCCACGAAGCCTACATGACCCACACCTCGACCTCGCCCAATTACCAGATCATCGCCTCGCTGGATGTCGGGCGGCGTCAGGTCGAGCTTGAGGGTTACGAGTTTGTCCAGCGCCAGATCGAAAGCGCGATGTCGCTGCGCCGCGCCATCGGCACGCATCCGCTGCTGTGCAAGTATTTCAAGGTGTTGACGCTGGCGGACATGATCCCGGCCGAATACCGCGAAAGCGGGGTCGAATCCTATTACGACAGCAAGCGCGGCTGGCAGGACAGCTGGGACAACTGGGCCACCGACGAATTCGTGCTGGACCCGACCAAGGTGACGCTGGCGGTCGGCGGCACGGGCTGGGACGGCGACACGTTCAAGACCCAGATCCTGATGGACAAGCACGGCATCCAGATCAACAAGACCTCGCGCAACTCTGTGTTATTCATGACCAATATCGGCACCACCCGGTCCTCGATCGCGTATCTGATCGAGGTGCTGGTCAGCATCGCCCGCGATCTGGACGATCTGCTGGACGACGCCTCGAAGATGGAGCGCCGGTCGTTTGATGCGCGGGTGAAAAGCCTGGTCGAACAGGTGCCGCCGCTGCCCGATTTCAGCCGCTTTCATCCCGCCTTCCGCGGCGGCCAGACGCCCGAAGGCGATATCCGCAGCGCGTTCTTTCTGGCCTATGACGAAGATAACTGCGACTATCTGGATCTGGATCAGGCCCTGCGCGAAAAGCTGGACAGCGGCGAGGAGCTGGTGTCGGCCTCGTTCATCATCCCCTATCCGCCGGGCTTTCCCATCCTGGTGCCGGGGCAGGTCATCAGCCGCGAGATCCTGACCTTCATGCGCGCGCTGGATGTCAGCGAGATCCACGGATACCGCCCCGATCTGGGCCTGCGCGTCTTCACGTCCGAGGCGCTTGCGCGGGTCGAGAACGCGAAATCCTGA
- a CDS encoding cupin domain-containing protein: MSDMDFDIGTRLRLLRQDRRLSQRQLASRAGVTNGLISMIEQNKISPSVANLKKILDGLTTSMVDFFMETEEEPRTFWAHADLPEIRSTTVHGPQATAAKLSLLRIGRADRNSLMMLHETYDPGADTGETFYSHDAEEAGIVIEGRIEITVGDEVAVLEPGDAYIFDSRRPHRFRNPGTVRCVIVSACTPPTF, translated from the coding sequence ATGAGCGATATGGATTTCGACATCGGCACGCGGCTGCGCCTGCTGCGGCAGGACCGGCGGCTGTCGCAACGCCAGTTGGCCTCGCGGGCGGGGGTGACGAACGGGCTGATCTCGATGATCGAACAGAACAAGATCAGCCCGTCGGTCGCCAATCTCAAGAAGATCCTGGACGGGCTGACGACCAGCATGGTCGATTTCTTCATGGAAACCGAGGAAGAGCCGCGCACCTTCTGGGCGCATGCCGATCTGCCGGAAATCCGCTCGACCACGGTGCACGGCCCGCAGGCGACGGCGGCGAAGCTGTCGCTGTTGCGCATCGGCCGCGCCGACCGCAACAGCCTGATGATGCTGCACGAAACCTATGATCCCGGCGCCGACACCGGCGAGACGTTCTACAGCCACGACGCCGAAGAGGCCGGGATCGTGATCGAGGGACGGATCGAGATCACGGTGGGCGACGAGGTGGCGGTGCTGGAACCCGGCGACGCCTATATCTTCGACAGCCGCCGCCCGCACCGGTTCCGCAATCCCGGCACGGTGCGCTGCGTGATCGTCAGCGCCTGCACGCCGCCGACCTTCTAG